TTCATCGAAGCTATGAGGCAACGGATTTCGCAAGTGAGGATTCGAGGCCCAACCTTCTAACCATTTTTCGTGCGGGGTGGCGCCGACCCTCTTGTTGAATGCGTGTGCCACAAGGTCAATAACGGCGATGTGAGCCATGTACACAAACGTTTGTGGGGTAACACATGCCTTGCCTTCGGAGTCATATTGGGCTCGCTGGATAACGTTTGACTTCGTCGTTCCAGAGGTGGCATGCAACCATTTTTGATTAAGAGTTCGAAAGCCGCGTTCAATTCTCCCTTTCTGGTTCCCAGCTCCGACCTTAGCAAATAGCAATCGGATGCCTAGGTGATCACAAATGTCTTCGAGTTCCAGAGAATTGTTTATCGAGGCGTTATCAACAACGAGAGTTCTTGGTTTGCCGTAAGCGATCCACTCGTGCTCAACTCGCGGAAATGTTTCCTGCACATAGGTCTTAGGTCTCATACAGTGCAGCAAACATTCCTTAATGTCTTCTGACGTCGGTGCGTCGAGAGTGACCTTGAAACCGAGTGGCATACTGCCGAACGCATCAATGGCATATACAAGGTGTCCTCTAACAGCCTTCATTGTGCCATGGTCTAGCATGAGTATATCGACAGGTGTAGAGTCCAGTTCGACCCTTTCGAGAGGACGACTTGCTACGACCTCCTGTTTGACCCCCTCCCCCATCAATTTGGACAAATGCGTTCCATACTTCGCCCGATTGGCTCTATTCTCGTTAAGTAACTCACGCTTACGGCGACGGAAAGTGGAATTGGAAATGTCGGGTAATTTATCCGGGTCCTCTCTCATGTCATTTAACTCATCAAGTCTTAAGAGAACTTCGGAATATAACATTTCGTCGCTAACTTCTTCTCCGGAATAGCTAAAATCCTTAATCGTACGTTCAATGATGGACATCACCTCCGGATGTGTTCTGTGTTGTCTAGGGCCCATATCTACACGACGAGTTACGAGGTATCTTATGTCTTGATGCTTCTTCCACAACTTTTCCCATCTGTAGATGCTGGCAACAGACACCTTCGGGTCAAGTTGACATGCATATTCCCGTATCTGGTTTCGTGGAATCGCTCCACTAAGAATAGGCACAAGAACTGAATATCGAGACATTGCCTGTTTCATCAATGGCTCCTCAATGGTACTAATGTCAACATATTCACTTGGGAGCTCTTCCCCTCCGCGAAACACCAGTCGTCTTTGCTCCCATGCAGCTAAGAGCACACGTTTTTTCCACGTTTCAACTTTTTGATACTCTGTGTTTGTAACTTCCACCTCGTCGACGGACTCTTTACGAACGATGTACTCCTTACCGTCCACCATAAATCTCGTACCATGCGAAAAATCACATTTTGACACAATTCATCACTTCCTTCCCGCGTCGCCGATCTGATAACGCGCTTATAGCCAGTCCCATTGCGCACGGTCTTCGGGCTTGACGAGTCGGACCCTGAAGTCTGAAGAGATTAATTCTTCGTTGATGAGGTCCGCATAGATTGCTTGCCGATAAATGAGTAAATACAGATGCAGATAGAAGAGTTCCTCTGGAATGAGCTTAAGGCTGTTATACAATTTGGAGACGGTGCAGACATCCCCTTCAGTAAGTCTATTGATGATCTGGTTCGCGATCGTTTGTTCCAGATCATATCCACGCACATCAAGGAGCAAATCCAGGTTGGACTGAAGAAACCCCACGTGAAGTTGCCGTTCTGTGATAACTTTGTGGGTCCATCCCATATGTTGGCAATGTCGAAATCCAACTTCCAGCTTCACCTGTGTGGCGGGGTCCTTCAAAAACTTTTCAGGCTTTACCTCCACCATGACAGTCGTTCCATCATTTAAAACAACCTTAAAATCCGGTGTATATTCGCGCAATTTTCCTCGATATTCATAATTCAGACGAAGGGGTTGATGTTCAAAATGAACCACACGGGTGTCAAACTCGATGAGTTTCACCAAGTCTAGTTCGAGCAAACTCTCCCAATGGATAATCCCGTCATTCTTCGTAGTTGGCTCCTTCCCCCTAAATGCATACTTTTTGCTGGGCTCAATCTTCCGTACCGGCACCTCTAATCACCCCCATCGCTCACTTCGTAGTGACGGCTGCTTCCCGAATTGCATCAGCGATCTCTGGATAATAGTAGATCGTAGAGAGTTCAATCCCCATTCGCTCAGCTACATGTGCAAAATCATATGACGATCCCTCTGCGAACAACTCGCGAACAGTTTGTTTGGCTTGTTCGACCCGTTGTGCCAGAACTGCGGACTTATGATTTGCTGAGGCAATGGGTATCTGGCCCTTAATCCATGTTACAATGTCTGGAAAGCGTTTCTTTAACCATTTCTCCGATTTCCCAATCGCGCCGTAATACTCTGTAAGGATAATCCGTCGATGTTGCAGCAGTCGGCTTCCCACAAACTCTTTTGTCATGGACCAGTAATAGTCTTTCAATTGCAAATCATAGTTATACCTCTCCTCTGTCAAAATACGAGAGAGTTTGTAGCGAGTTAGCGTTTCCTTGGCACAACCGACACGGCGAGCAATATCATTCAGATTGGGTTGAATTCCCCGTTTCATATCGTTCTTCCTTTCAAACACGAATTTTTCTCTCCGATATGCTGCCATTTTCAAGTCGTCAGATTTATACTGACCGCGCTGCCGGTTGACGTCCAGAAACAAATACTGTTGTACTTCTGGTTTATAGTAGAGATACCAAAATTGACCCTGTGTCCATCCATATTCTCTGCAAGCCTGATAGATCAATGTTCCATTGCGCCACAGCGGCTTGAAATAACTTACCGCATCGTCATTAGCTTTGAGGACAGGAAGATAGTCTTTCAACAACGTCTTACTCAACAAATCAAATTGTGCAAAATATCCAGCAATCTGTGTAATTTTGTAGCTGGTAATACCGATATCGATCGATATCTGTCTCTTTGATTCGCCCTTGTTCAAACGCGGGAGCACCTTGTTCACGCCAAAACTACTCATGCCATCCAATTCGCCCCACACTCCGGTGCCCAGTTTGGATCCATATCGCAAACTACAACCGGTGCAAAGGTACAAATCTGTATATTGATCGCCATCAGCACCTTTCAGTTTCCCGTTAACCAAGTTCATGCGTGTCATACCCACACTGCTGCCTAGATGCGTACACCATGGGGTCGAACATGCACCTGGACCAACGTCTTGTTGTCCAGAAGGACCACATATGGATTCAATAAACAATTCAGGTATCTGTAGCTGCTCAAATTCAGAAAACGTCATTTCGGTCTGCCTGAGCACTTGCAAAAGCATATTGAGGGTTGGTCGCTTGGACCCATTCTGGTCACGTATGAACCGCGCTAGTTTGTTGAGCGTTTCATTGGTGAGACCTTTAATGTGAGAGTTCGAAGAATACTCGTGCTCTATGAACAAGATCGCTATAGCCAATGATTTCCGAAGCGAAGGCAGTGCTTCTGGAGCCCCTCTCCTCGCAGGGTCAATCAGTGCCGTCCAATTCAAGTACACTGTCTGTACCTCATCATGGTTCTGTGGTAAACGGGTGGGCATTTGTACAGGAGCCAGGCTCATATTACATGCTTGACACCGGCCCTTCACTAGACCTGAATGAACCAGATCTTGTTCTACTCCACAGTGGGGACACGATGATTCGAGTTTCATTCGATGCACATCGCAAATTTCAATCTCCTTTACTTGCCAAAGCAATTTATAAACTGGATTCTCACTGATGCACACGGGACAATATCTCCTATGCGCCGTTTCAATAAGTCCCAAACAAAAATCTCGTCTTGAAGCATCCGACATGATCTCGGCTTCGTCGAGAAACTTCTCAAACAGCGGCTGAAACGTCATCTTGTTGATGAGGGTGGAATCATCAGTCATAAGCAACCCCTGAAGGGTACTGATATCGCAGACTCTATAAGGATCGATGTCGAGCTGATGAACGTCCTTCAAATGGGTCTTCTTGTACTTGTCGTTAAATGGTTCCCATAAATCAACTACCGACACTCCATTTTCGAAAGCCAACCTCATTAGGAGGCTCGTTAGAGACTCGCCTGGAATCGCCTTCCGACGAATGAGCAATCCACTCGCCACAACAACACCTCACAAACTATATTTTTATCAACTATTACTTCACCATAATATATAGGCGTGCTATTTTGTCAACAATTCATCCGAAAATATCAGAGATACGCATCAACAATCCATGCTGATGCTCTTTTGGAGATTTTATAGGCATAACCAACGGCTATTTGTCTTATCGAAACCAGATCACGTATAATAGTTTATAAACAGTTCATACACGGAGTGGGTAAAATGCCTCGGAGCCGAAAACAAGACACAGTCGAACAGTTTGAACTTCAAGCAGTTGTTCAATGGCTCAATACATTACGAGAGAGCCACAAACTAACCCAAAACGACTTTGCAAATGATATTGGGGTCTCAACTACTTATGTGAACATGTTACTGAACGGAAAACGAAAGCCCTCCATTCAACTCATGAAACGGATCGCCGACATCTTCGGGGAGGCAAGCGGCCTTCGTGAAGTTCTTCCCAGAGCCTATTACAGTGACACTTCTCCACGTCGTAAGCCCAACTCACATGTTGGATTAGACGTCGGCTCGCCGATAAGCTCAATATTTCATCTGCTGAACCAACAGAGCGTTATTTCGACAGGGGAATTCGCAATTGAAGAGGTTGACGATACTAGCTTAGAACCTTGGGGGGTAAGAAATCCTGGCTTCGCATTGTGTGAGCGAGTACACGCAACAGAGTTGATTGCTGGTGACCTTGTTGTGTACGGCCATACAGTTGCTCGACATTGGGGGTTTATTCACGTCATTGGCTCCGAAGCATTTGTCATATCTCCTGGGTCTCACTTAAGGGAGAGACTTAAATTAACTGACTCTCAATGGGTCCAAAGTGGGTTCTATCACCTAGATGTCAGTCAACACCTATTAAAGCAATCCTTTGAAGTCCTTAACGTGCTTAAAGTCCGGCTTATGTTGGGAACGGCACCAAATCTTCGCACTCCCGTACTTGGGCATCCTGGATATCAATTTCTAAGGCCCAAAGACCGACTGGTAGTGGACCAAACGATCACTCGATTTACAGAGTATGCGAAGGGACAAATTGAATACCAGCCGTCTCAAAATCGGTACACGAGGTGACGTTATAGGATCCCATTTGGATTCAAGTGACATCGTGATAGCGCACGGTAGTCACTGTTCTGTATAACATCCAATCCCCTAGCCCAAATGTCGTAGCTGTGAGCCGTGGTAATGTATACACATGCAGGTGCCTCACTCCAAGGAAAGTAATAGGACAACTACTCAACTGTACTGCTTTCACGTAGCATGGATTGAAAATCAAATTAGTGAAGACTGGCGATTGTCATATAGACATGTGCATCGTTGCGAACACCATGAGTCACACCTTAGTCCAGATGATTGACAAGAATATCCCAGCCTATTTCAACACAGATGAATGTCCAGACAATTTCAATAACCCTGCCGTAAGAGCCGCCGTTACCGGTAGTACGGTTCCTCGTAACGGATCAAACGGCAAGTGTTGGTCGTGACCTTTCTCAGTAGGCTCCGCGCTTCCCAAGCAGCAATTTTGACGATACAGAATTAGTTTCGTGAAATTGAAGGTAGAGGTATTA
The Alicyclobacillus curvatus genome window above contains:
- a CDS encoding DDE-type integrase/transposase/recombinase, with product MSKCDFSHGTRFMVDGKEYIVRKESVDEVEVTNTEYQKVETWKKRVLLAAWEQRRLVFRGGEELPSEYVDISTIEEPLMKQAMSRYSVLVPILSGAIPRNQIREYACQLDPKVSVASIYRWEKLWKKHQDIRYLVTRRVDMGPRQHRTHPEVMSIIERTIKDFSYSGEEVSDEMLYSEVLLRLDELNDMREDPDKLPDISNSTFRRRKRELLNENRANRAKYGTHLSKLMGEGVKQEVVASRPLERVELDSTPVDILMLDHGTMKAVRGHLVYAIDAFGSMPLGFKVTLDAPTSEDIKECLLHCMRPKTYVQETFPRVEHEWIAYGKPRTLVVDNASINNSLELEDICDHLGIRLLFAKVGAGNQKGRIERGFRTLNQKWLHATSGTTKSNVIQRAQYDSEGKACVTPQTFVYMAHIAVIDLVAHAFNKRVGATPHEKWLEGWASNPHLRNPLPHSFDELQFLLVTGRETRKLRNIGVEVLGENYNSPDLMQLRAELKKNGHGDRPEVKVRFTTSDMRSVYIYDPYKETYIEADAQGLARRGLDTSLPVPSFALEQILETAKNNQKQVNPRARGRAQRQLAELSKEDKRRKSKAKRVYETKLDNGETPVPQRDIESFAVPGRAWSTPPDADSIQNIYDAALIEDKEKKPVGEHGETLPVEVSVCYDIEDEELDEMEISFK
- a CDS encoding helix-turn-helix transcriptional regulator; this translates as MPRSRKQDTVEQFELQAVVQWLNTLRESHKLTQNDFANDIGVSTTYVNMLLNGKRKPSIQLMKRIADIFGEASGLREVLPRAYYSDTSPRRKPNSHVGLDVGSPISSIFHLLNQQSVISTGEFAIEEVDDTSLEPWGVRNPGFALCERVHATELIAGDLVVYGHTVARHWGFIHVIGSEAFVISPGSHLRERLKLTDSQWVQSGFYHLDVSQHLLKQSFEVLNVLKVRLMLGTAPNLRTPVLGHPGYQFLRPKDRLVVDQTITRFTEYAKGQIEYQPSQNRYTR
- a CDS encoding TnsA endonuclease N-terminal domain-containing protein is translated as MPVRKIEPSKKYAFRGKEPTTKNDGIIHWESLLELDLVKLIEFDTRVVHFEHQPLRLNYEYRGKLREYTPDFKVVLNDGTTVMVEVKPEKFLKDPATQVKLEVGFRHCQHMGWTHKVITERQLHVGFLQSNLDLLLDVRGYDLEQTIANQIINRLTEGDVCTVSKLYNSLKLIPEELFYLHLYLLIYRQAIYADLINEELISSDFRVRLVKPEDRAQWDWL
- a CDS encoding TniQ family protein gives rise to the protein MASGLLIRRKAIPGESLTSLLMRLAFENGVSVVDLWEPFNDKYKKTHLKDVHQLDIDPYRVCDISTLQGLLMTDDSTLINKMTFQPLFEKFLDEAEIMSDASRRDFCLGLIETAHRRYCPVCISENPVYKLLWQVKEIEICDVHRMKLESSCPHCGVEQDLVHSGLVKGRCQACNMSLAPVQMPTRLPQNHDEVQTVYLNWTALIDPARRGAPEALPSLRKSLAIAILFIEHEYSSNSHIKGLTNETLNKLARFIRDQNGSKRPTLNMLLQVLRQTEMTFSEFEQLQIPELFIESICGPSGQQDVGPGACSTPWCTHLGSSVGMTRMNLVNGKLKGADGDQYTDLYLCTGCSLRYGSKLGTGVWGELDGMSSFGVNKVLPRLNKGESKRQISIDIGITSYKITQIAGYFAQFDLLSKTLLKDYLPVLKANDDAVSYFKPLWRNGTLIYQACREYGWTQGQFWYLYYKPEVQQYLFLDVNRQRGQYKSDDLKMAAYRREKFVFERKNDMKRGIQPNLNDIARRVGCAKETLTRYKLSRILTEERYNYDLQLKDYYWSMTKEFVGSRLLQHRRIILTEYYGAIGKSEKWLKKRFPDIVTWIKGQIPIASANHKSAVLAQRVEQAKQTVRELFAEGSSYDFAHVAERMGIELSTIYYYPEIADAIREAAVTTK